The Gammaproteobacteria bacterium genome window below encodes:
- a CDS encoding GTP-binding protein, with the protein MSDVSVVADKRIPVTVVTGFLGSGKTTLINRILSEQHGRKIAVIVNEFGEVSIDGQLIVHDEQEELVEFNNGCLCCTVRGDLIDTLDNLQQRSELDAILIETTGLADPAPVASTFFLEDKLTSKTRLDSFIALADAVNLETSLAQSEEAQEQIAFADIILLNKADLVSKERLLEVEQLIRKSNPIAKIYHTANSDIDLEKVIGVGAFELEAKLEVDPTFLDDLEHEHDQSVGSFVLREERPIDMNRFMIWLNEKLAEQGEDMYRTKGIFNAQGFNERVIFQSVRMLTTMVPERLWKPGEEKITEYVMIGKNLDRDEFAEGFASCVVPGN; encoded by the coding sequence ATGAGTGATGTTTCAGTAGTAGCCGATAAACGAATACCGGTCACAGTAGTGACTGGTTTCCTTGGGTCGGGGAAGACTACGCTCATTAACCGAATCCTTTCTGAACAACATGGACGTAAAATTGCAGTCATTGTTAATGAGTTTGGTGAAGTCAGTATAGATGGTCAGTTGATCGTGCATGATGAGCAAGAAGAGTTAGTGGAATTCAACAACGGGTGTTTGTGTTGCACTGTGCGTGGAGATTTGATCGACACGCTCGATAATTTGCAACAGCGTTCTGAGCTGGATGCAATTTTAATTGAAACCACAGGCTTAGCAGATCCAGCGCCTGTTGCTTCCACATTCTTTCTTGAAGATAAATTAACTTCTAAAACGCGCTTAGATTCTTTTATTGCTTTAGCGGATGCAGTTAACCTGGAGACAAGTCTTGCGCAAAGTGAAGAAGCGCAGGAGCAGATCGCATTTGCCGACATCATTTTGTTGAACAAAGCTGATTTAGTTTCAAAAGAACGATTGCTAGAAGTAGAGCAGTTAATACGAAAATCAAATCCCATAGCAAAGATCTACCACACTGCAAATAGTGATATCGATCTTGAAAAAGTCATAGGAGTGGGTGCTTTTGAATTAGAAGCTAAGTTAGAAGTTGATCCAACATTTCTTGATGATCTAGAGCATGAGCATGACCAGTCCGTGGGTTCATTCGTGTTACGTGAAGAACGACCTATTGATATGAATCGATTCATGATTTGGCTGAATGAAAAACTTGCAGAGCAAGGCGAAGATATGTATCGCACAAAAGGAATATTTAATGCACAAGGTTTTAATGAGCGAGTTATTTTTCAAAGTGTGCGAATGTTGACAACGATGGTGCCTGAAAGATTGTGGAAACCAGGTGAAGAAAAAATTACCGAGTACGTAATGATTGGAAAAAATCTTGATCGCGATGAGTTCGCTGAAGGTTTTGCTAGTTGTGTTGTTCCGGGAAATTAA
- a CDS encoding redoxin family protein, which translates to MAIRVGDRIPSVTFKWMGSESPIDVRSSTTDEVFRGKTVAVFGLPGAYTPVCSEEHLPGFVRHAEELKAKGIDAITCISVNDPFVMQAWAQELNVSNDVMMLCDPKVEFTNAVGLCLDLSDFGLGDRSERYSMLVEDGVVKALNVEESILSCEMSSAEALLEQVEACV; encoded by the coding sequence ATGGCTATTAGGGTTGGTGACCGAATACCATCTGTCACTTTTAAGTGGATGGGTTCGGAATCGCCTATTGATGTTCGTAGTAGCACGACTGACGAAGTATTTAGGGGTAAAACCGTAGCTGTATTTGGATTACCTGGCGCCTATACGCCTGTTTGCTCAGAAGAGCATTTGCCAGGTTTTGTGCGTCATGCTGAAGAACTGAAAGCTAAAGGTATAGATGCGATAACGTGTATATCCGTAAACGATCCATTTGTAATGCAAGCATGGGCGCAAGAGCTTAATGTTAGTAATGACGTAATGATGCTTTGCGATCCAAAAGTTGAATTTACCAATGCTGTAGGGTTATGTCTGGATCTTTCAGATTTTGGTTTAGGTGATCGCTCTGAACGCTATTCCATGTTGGTAGAAGATGGTGTGGTGAAGGCATTAAATGTCGAAGAAAGTATTCTTTCATGTGAAATGAGTAGTGCAGAAGCTTTACTTGAGCAAGTAGAAGCATGCGTATAG
- a CDS encoding cobalt transporter — protein sequence MLVQVQTKVIPWASVYAISAAVITGVFILAAVGFAGPEFLHNAAHDIRHGLAFPCH from the coding sequence ATGCTAGTTCAAGTTCAAACTAAAGTAATACCTTGGGCAAGTGTATATGCCATATCGGCAGCAGTGATAACTGGTGTATTCATTCTTGCAGCGGTAGGTTTCGCTGGACCAGAATTTTTGCATAATGCGGCACATGATATTCGCCACGGACTTGCTTTTCCTTGCCATTAG
- a CDS encoding (2Fe-2S) ferredoxin domain-containing protein, giving the protein MHIFHCTNERPATHKRGSCVAKGSKELCDYMCRRSMALGLKRIRVNHAGCLNRCELGPTMVIYPEGVWYTYTCEADIDEILKIHVMRGKRVERLLLKPDQGPRH; this is encoded by the coding sequence GTGCACATTTTTCATTGCACCAATGAAAGACCCGCAACCCATAAGCGCGGTAGCTGTGTGGCAAAAGGGTCGAAAGAGCTCTGCGATTATATGTGTCGGCGTTCAATGGCATTAGGCTTAAAAAGGATTCGTGTAAACCATGCAGGTTGCTTAAACCGGTGTGAGCTTGGGCCAACAATGGTGATCTACCCCGAGGGTGTTTGGTATACCTATACATGCGAAGCAGATATAGACGAAATCTTAAAAATTCATGTTATGCGCGGTAAACGTGTTGAACGTTTGTTGTTGAAACCGGATCAAGGTCCTCGTCATTAG